In Xenopus tropicalis strain Nigerian chromosome 5, UCB_Xtro_10.0, whole genome shotgun sequence, one genomic interval encodes:
- the plaat1 gene encoding phospholipase A and acyltransferase 1: protein MASNDKHNEKTVEDLQPGDLIEIFRPAYQHWALYLGDGYVINVAPLEETAAASLSSAKSVFSRKALVKMQLLKDVVGSNTYKVNNKYDDKYTPLPAEEIIQRAELLIGQEVCYDLLGNNCEHFVTLLRYGEGVSDQADRAIGAIGFVTAAAGAFSLLGMFQNKSRQGQR from the exons ATGGCTTCTAATGATAAGCATAATGAAAAGACTGTGGAAGATCTTCAGCCAGGGGACCTGATTGAAATATTCCGACCTGCTTACCAACACTGGGCTCTGTACCTTGGTGATGGTTATGTCATCAATGTGGCTCCACTGG AAGAGACTGCTGCTGCTTCACTCTCAAGTGCCAAGTCAGTGTTTAGCAGAAAAGCTCTTGTTAAGATGCAGCTTCTAAAGGATGTAGTGGGAAGCAATACTTATAAAGTGAACAATAAATATgatgataaatatacacctttGCCAGCTGAAGAAATTATCCAACGGGCAGAACTTCTTATTGGCCAGGAAGTATGTTATGACCTCCTTGGGAACAACTGTGAGCATTTTGTAACCCTACTTCGCTACGGTGAAGGAGTGTCTGATCAG GCCGATAGAGCTATTGGAGCCATTGGGTTTGTCACGGCTGCTGCAGGAGCATTCTCACTACTTGGCATGTTTCAAAATAAGTCAAGGCAAGGACAGcgttaa